In Erigeron canadensis isolate Cc75 chromosome 6, C_canadensis_v1, whole genome shotgun sequence, the following are encoded in one genomic region:
- the LOC122603543 gene encoding uncharacterized protein LOC122603543 has protein sequence MVRLRNNLFSRLVVFHIFVVLFCKSGIFVWGLNYTKYRQVGDLRLARIQKHLDTLNKPPVFSIESPDGDIIDCVHKRKQPALDHPLLKNHKIQRVPPAMPKMKSMGEKEEESISEKSANISNNERYIRKGAWQMWHKNGERCPKGTVPVRRSTMHDVLRADSLYDFGKKRRRNVPLARRADAPDVVSGNGHEHAIAYTGSSSEIYGAKATINVWDPKIEVINEFSLSQIWVLSGSFDGSDLNSIEAGWQVSPELYGDSRPRLFTYWTSDAYQATGCYNLLCSGFVQTNSRIAIGAAISPLSEFQGSQFDVTIVIWKDPKLGNWWMGFGENTLVGYWPAELFTHLADRATMVEWGGEIVNSRANGEHTSTAMGSGHFAEDGFGKASYFRNLEIVDSDNSLVSAHDISTLAENTNCYNIKSSSNNQWGTYFYYGGPGRNPQCQ, from the exons ATGGTTAGGTTGAGAAATAATCTGTTTTCAAGGCTAGtagtttttcatatatttgttgTTCTTTTCTGCAAAAGTGGTATATTTGTTTGGGGTTTAAATTACACAAAATATAGACAAGTAGGAGATTTGAGACTTGCAAGAATTCAAAAGCATTTGGATACACTTAACAAGCCTCCTGTTTTCTCCATTGAG AGCCCAGATGGAGATATCATTGATTGTGTCCACAAAAGAAAGCAACCAGCTTTAGATCACCCTCTTCTCAAAAATCACAAAATCCAG aGAGTACCACCAGCAATGCCAAAGATGAAATCAATGGGGGAAAAAGAGGAAGAAAGTATTAGTGAGAAATCTGCAAATATTAGTAATAATGAAAGGTACATAAGAAAAGGGGCATGGCAAATGTGGCATAAGAACGGTGAACGATGTCCCAAAGGGACTGTTCCAGTACGGCGTAGCACAATGCACGACGTCCTTAGAGCAGATTCGCTCTATGACTTTGGCAAGAAACGACGTCGTAATGTGCCCCTTGCTCGACGAGCTGATGCACCGGATGTTGTTAGTGGCAATGGTCATGAG caTGCGATAGCATATACGGGGTCGTCAAGTGAGATATACGGGGCAAAAGCGACAATAAACGTGTGGGACCCAAAAATTGAAGTGATAAATGAATTCAGTCTTTCCCAGATTTGGGTTCTTTCCGGGTCTTTCGATGGCTCTGATCTCAATAGCATCGAAGCTGGTTGGCAG GTCAGTCCGGAGCTTTATGGTGACAGTCGACCCCGATTATTCACTTACTGGACG AGTGATGCATATCAAGCAACGGGATGTTATAACTTGTTATGCTCAGGGTTCGTGCAAACAAATAGTCGTATCGCTATTGGAGCTGCGATCTCCCCGTTATCTGAATTTCAAGGAAGTCAGTTCGACGTTACAATAGTCATTTGGAAG GACCCGAAACTTGGTAACTGGTGGATGGGTTTCGGCGAGAACACCCTAGTGGGTTATTGGCCAGCGGAGCTATTCACACACCTAGCTGACCGAGCAACAATGGTCGAATGGGGTGGTGAGATCGTAAATTCACGGGCCAACGGTGAACACACGTCAACAGCGATGGGTTCGGGCCATTTTGCGGAAGATGGGTTTGGAAAAGCAAGTTATTTTCGAAACCTTGAGATTGTGGATTCGGATAACAGTTTGGTATCGGCCCATGACATATCCACGCTGGCAGAAAACACCAATTGCTATAACATTAAAAGCTCTAGCAACAACCAATGGGGCACATACTTTTACTATGGTGGGCCAGGCCGAAATCCACAATGTCAATGA